Proteins from a single region of Gossypium arboreum isolate Shixiya-1 chromosome 1, ASM2569848v2, whole genome shotgun sequence:
- the LOC108482622 gene encoding uncharacterized protein LOC108482622: protein MEGKGTKSEKTRAQKDAHNARCVQYRQKIKRRLEELEQVKTKYYEMLPIFKQMQTENQQMKMELKQNESIIQYMQNCIQQFKTTLEAQGQSYTSFDESIGWFLSQTNVQHGLVSPTSGIVVQDVNELLGLGVSGATNFQASMDNLYQQMGFGQYYNNTAASIAAGPSSVAPNSQGVEINSAAGFLGTNHDLPEFDVTNNHNNLFNYELGAGIVPDSSVGSSLGAANPEVENDGNPPPHTLFQGHFGNDLHKTP from the exons ATGGAGGGTAAAGGTACCAAATCGGAGAAAACCCGAGCTCAAAAGGATGCTCATAACGCCCGTTGCGTACAGTACAGGCAGAAAATTAAA AGGAGGCTCGAGGAGCTTGAACAGGTGAAGACCAAGTACTATGAAATGCTCCCAATCTTCAAGCAGATGCAAACCGAAAACCAGCAGATGAAAATGGAGTTGAAGCAAAACGAGTCTATAATTCAATATATGCAAAATTGTATTCAACAGTTTAAGACTACACTTGAGGCACAG GGGCAAAGCTATACTTCTTTTGATGAG TCCATAGGATGGTTTCTGTCTCAAACCAATGTGCAACATGGTCTAGTTTCACCAACTTCTGGAATTGTTGTACAAGATGTTAATGAATTATTGGGATTGGGAGTGAGTGGGGCAACCAactttcaagcttccatggacaATTTGTATCAGCAAATGGGTTTTG GCCAGTACTATAACAACACTGCTGCCTCTATTGCTGCTGGCCCTTCGTCTGTTGCCCCAAATAGTCAAG GGGTTGAGATTAATTCTGCTGCTGGATTCCTTGGTACAAATCATGATTTGCCCGAGTTTGATGTTACGAACAATCACAATAACCTTTTCAACTATGAGCTTGGTGCCg GAATTGTGCCTGATTCTTCTGTTGGCTCCTCCTTGGGAGCAGCAAATCCTGAAGTGGAGAATGATGGTAATCCTCCTCCTCATACCCTGTTTCAG GGTCACTTTGGAAATGATCTCCACAAGACTCCATAA